The following proteins come from a genomic window of Sphaerisporangium rubeum:
- a CDS encoding winged helix-turn-helix domain-containing protein codes for MIELKPNQPRWRQVHAIMRERILTGQYKPGERIPSLITIIEEFGIANATAQKVMRALRADGLIHTEPGMGSFVTEAGQRQEPPHQ; via the coding sequence ATGATCGAGCTGAAACCGAATCAGCCCAGGTGGCGCCAGGTCCACGCGATCATGCGCGAACGTATCCTCACCGGCCAATACAAGCCGGGCGAACGCATCCCCTCACTCATCACCATCATCGAAGAGTTCGGCATCGCCAACGCCACCGCCCAGAAGGTCATGCGAGCACTACGGGCGGACGGCCTCATCCACACCGAACCCGGCATGGGGTCGTTCGTCACTGAGGCGGGCCAGCGTCAAGAGCCACCGCATCAATGA
- a CDS encoding response regulator — protein sequence MSEALWGKLIDVIPSLLWVLFALIAFFALRRPFMEKIVPRISTIGALGVEITLTEVERLLNKAAENTDSSADSPLPVTRTARRAVLRRLDHAAGYLKGGRILWVDDLPVNNVYLTEVFRELGMKVDQVTSTDEALSQLNRASYDVVISDVNRGTDGQAGIKMLQEFRDRGIDLPVLIHAARFDPRLGVDPMIFGYTPWYDELIHYVIDVMERIHLSDGYNRDVRYYRMDPGSA from the coding sequence TTGTCAGAGGCGCTGTGGGGCAAGCTAATTGACGTAATCCCGTCCCTGCTTTGGGTCCTGTTCGCCTTAATTGCGTTTTTCGCGTTACGAAGACCCTTTATGGAGAAGATTGTGCCGCGCATCTCGACTATTGGAGCTTTAGGGGTAGAGATCACACTGACGGAGGTCGAGCGTCTGTTGAACAAGGCGGCAGAAAATACGGACAGTTCGGCGGATTCGCCACTTCCGGTCACTAGAACAGCGCGAAGAGCGGTCTTGCGGAGACTAGATCATGCTGCTGGATACTTAAAAGGCGGCAGGATCCTATGGGTCGACGATCTTCCTGTGAATAATGTGTACCTCACTGAGGTATTTCGGGAGCTTGGCATGAAAGTCGACCAAGTGACTTCGACGGACGAAGCGTTAAGCCAGCTGAATCGAGCCTCATATGACGTTGTGATCAGTGATGTTAATCGCGGTACCGATGGGCAGGCCGGTATCAAGATGCTGCAGGAGTTCAGAGATCGTGGAATCGATCTTCCTGTTCTTATCCATGCTGCTCGCTTCGATCCGCGACTAGGTGTCGATCCAATGATTTTCGGATACACGCCCTGGTATGACGAGCTCATTCACTATGTGATCGACGTGATGGAGCGGATACATTTGAGCGATGGTTATAACCGTGATGTCCGATATTATCGGATGGATCCTGGATCAGCTTGA
- a CDS encoding HNH endonuclease, with product MRKFADEGMPTHEEIARYWYCRALPGSDYIPLIDLGEPECFACGWCRQEQVSSKEASAKVWKGLERAHVVPRALGGPDSVENIILLCQACHENAPDTADAARFWRWVVDHPNSGGLGYLFHLSGPQDPRARNYTGPQAKDLNALASLRAGELKVLAEIYENNPPGTLQQRLHEAVRSIGGVSTHWGIGLSSGTVAELLREIVRSELALRQNRFEES from the coding sequence GTGCGCAAGTTCGCGGACGAGGGTATGCCGACCCACGAAGAGATCGCTCGATATTGGTATTGCCGGGCGCTTCCAGGTAGCGACTACATCCCCCTCATCGACCTTGGGGAGCCTGAGTGCTTTGCCTGTGGCTGGTGTCGCCAAGAGCAAGTCTCCTCGAAGGAGGCGTCGGCCAAGGTGTGGAAGGGGCTAGAGCGGGCCCACGTAGTGCCTCGTGCACTTGGAGGACCCGACAGCGTCGAGAACATCATCCTTCTCTGTCAGGCTTGCCACGAGAACGCGCCGGACACAGCTGACGCCGCTCGGTTCTGGCGATGGGTTGTTGATCACCCCAATAGCGGGGGTTTGGGCTACCTCTTTCACCTCTCGGGGCCACAAGATCCACGCGCCCGTAACTACACGGGGCCGCAGGCGAAAGACCTGAATGCGCTTGCCTCTCTACGGGCTGGTGAGCTCAAGGTTCTTGCAGAGATCTACGAGAACAACCCACCGGGAACTTTGCAGCAACGCCTGCATGAGGCAGTAAGGTCCATCGGTGGGGTATCGACCCATTGGGGAATCGGACTTTCATCCGGCACCGTCGCCGAGCTGCTGCGGGAGATAGTTCGGAGTGAACTCGCGTTGCGACAGAATCGGTTTGAAGAGTCGTGA
- a CDS encoding HAD-IA family hydrolase translates to MQRLALFDLDNTLINLSEAFRVWAEEFAEEHELGLEAVDWLLALDRAGFPHREVFFTETREHFALSASVDQLWSRYRTRMPFLVRCRPEVKDGLSQLRASGWRVAIVTNGTADNQLGKIQRTGLADVVDGYALSGIEGVRKPDIGLFEVAAQRCGMSLTRGGWMVGDHPVADIGGGRAAGLRTVWIDRETWSDYDHSADHVVADVIQAMQSGRLSQ, encoded by the coding sequence GTGCAACGGCTTGCACTCTTTGACCTGGACAACACCCTCATCAACCTGAGCGAAGCGTTCCGGGTGTGGGCTGAGGAGTTCGCCGAAGAACATGAGCTTGGGCTCGAGGCGGTTGATTGGCTCCTTGCCCTGGATCGTGCCGGCTTCCCCCATCGGGAAGTCTTCTTCACCGAGACACGCGAGCACTTCGCTCTTTCCGCGTCGGTCGACCAACTGTGGAGCCGCTACCGTACGCGCATGCCCTTTCTGGTCCGCTGCCGGCCTGAGGTGAAAGACGGGCTATCCCAGCTCCGCGCGTCAGGGTGGCGGGTGGCGATCGTCACCAACGGGACAGCGGACAACCAGCTCGGCAAGATCCAGCGAACGGGGCTGGCTGACGTCGTGGACGGCTACGCGCTATCGGGCATCGAAGGCGTCCGTAAGCCGGACATCGGTCTGTTCGAGGTCGCCGCCCAGCGCTGCGGCATGAGCCTTACCCGTGGGGGATGGATGGTCGGGGACCACCCCGTTGCCGACATTGGCGGCGGCCGGGCGGCGGGTCTGCGTACGGTCTGGATCGACCGGGAAACATGGTCTGATTATGACCACAGTGCGGATCATGTCGTCGCCGACGTCATCCAGGCCATGCAGAGCGGGAGACTGTCTCAGTGA
- a CDS encoding tetratricopeptide repeat protein — translation MGRDGQLAQFRENLTIPLSDAQRRFIFNIHGNAGVGKSFLLQQLRQAAIEHEGVTACVSESIYGIPDTLAAIAADFALQGQRLKALEKRLAVYQELVRELEADPNAPQEAGTFFTHTAVKIGLHTAKGIPVVGSVAELIDADSLADQANKLRIYLGRKFRSHTDVQLLLSPSDELTPIFVEELGKLAKSSSPVCLFFDTYERTSPFLDGWLLDLLNNRHGALPGSLVITIAGQLPLDPNRWAAYLDVIADIPLAPFTDLEARQLLSRRGVMDDRVIEVILDLSGRLPLLVAMLAENRPADPGDVGDRSGDAVERFLKWEDDPSRRALALAAALSRRFNQDVVGLLADDVETRDAFNWLRRMPFITDKTGECHYHDVVRASMIRLQYRQSPQSWIKIHIRLAEGYKDWCEQLGLPDDEGWNNDSWASHTLEQAYHRLCASPSGALFSVLEQAVFACRIGNSLARRWAEMIMQAGVDTGDGDLRSWGKRLCDSLPATSSGTTDFLTELINNANLSQKTRAIALAQRGWQQYRSENEDAAVIDFNRAIELDSEYVWAIARRGETYRWMGRHEAALADFNRAIELDPEYAWAIASRGETYQAMGRHEAALADFNRAIELNPTSDWAIASRGLTYRWMGRHEAALADFNRAIELNPTSDWAIASRGLTYRWMGRHEAALADFNRAIELDPEYAGAIASRGETYQAMGRHEAALADFNRAIELNPTSDWAIARRGQTYQAMGRHEAALADFNRAIELDPNYAGAIASRGQTYQAMGRHETALADLNRAIELDPEYAWAIASRGQTYQAMGRHEAALADLNRAIELNPTSDWAIARRGQTYQAMGRHETALADFNRAIELNPTSDWAIASRGETYRLMGRHEAALADLNRAIELDPEYAWAIASRGQTYQAMGRHETALADLNRAIELDPEYAWAIASRGQTYQAMGRHEAALADFNRAIELNPTSDWAIARRGQTYQAMGRHEAALADFNRAIELNPTSDWAIASRGLTYRWMGRHEAALADFNRAIELDPNYAGAIAGRGETYRLMGRYEEALADLNKVIEFYPDLDWAITYRGRTYRQMGRHEEALADFNCAADLDPEYAEPHYERAVVYLLLADRDRAHAALHQAIDLGTQDIACRGATLPRLFDLALYQAALGAAEQAKILWAQAVTLPHAAAYIRCTALDQLRDLQRVIPVSAHLTELSQLLATYGSAD, via the coding sequence GTGGGCCGAGATGGGCAGTTAGCTCAATTTCGGGAGAACCTCACCATACCACTGAGCGATGCCCAGCGCCGTTTCATCTTCAACATCCACGGGAACGCGGGCGTTGGAAAGAGTTTTTTGCTTCAGCAATTAAGGCAAGCCGCAATCGAGCATGAGGGCGTGACGGCTTGCGTAAGTGAAAGTATTTACGGAATCCCTGATACGCTGGCAGCAATCGCAGCGGACTTCGCCTTACAAGGACAGCGCTTGAAAGCCCTGGAAAAACGTCTTGCTGTCTACCAGGAGCTTGTACGTGAGCTTGAGGCAGATCCTAATGCACCGCAGGAGGCAGGGACGTTTTTTACCCACACCGCCGTCAAAATCGGGTTGCACACTGCTAAGGGCATCCCTGTGGTTGGCTCTGTTGCTGAACTAATTGACGCCGACTCCCTTGCCGATCAAGCGAATAAGCTACGCATTTATCTTGGTCGCAAGTTTCGCAGCCATACGGATGTACAACTCTTACTATCTCCATCTGACGAGCTGACCCCTATATTCGTTGAGGAACTAGGAAAGCTCGCAAAGTCGAGTAGCCCGGTTTGCTTGTTTTTTGACACCTACGAGAGAACTTCACCCTTCTTAGATGGATGGCTGCTAGATCTGCTGAATAATCGGCATGGCGCCCTGCCTGGAAGTCTCGTAATCACGATTGCCGGACAGCTTCCCCTTGATCCGAATCGGTGGGCCGCGTACTTAGATGTCATTGCCGACATTCCTCTCGCGCCATTCACCGATTTGGAAGCTCGTCAATTGCTTTCCAGAAGAGGAGTCATGGATGATCGTGTCATCGAGGTAATCCTTGATCTCTCTGGGCGGTTACCCTTGCTGGTGGCGATGCTTGCCGAGAATCGGCCTGCTGATCCTGGCGATGTGGGTGATCGTAGCGGGGATGCGGTGGAGCGATTCCTGAAGTGGGAGGACGATCCGTCTCGGCGTGCGTTGGCACTTGCGGCTGCGCTTTCTCGTCGCTTTAACCAGGATGTGGTTGGCTTGCTCGCCGATGATGTTGAGACGCGTGATGCGTTTAACTGGCTGCGCCGCATGCCGTTTATTACCGACAAGACGGGCGAATGCCACTATCATGATGTGGTTCGCGCATCTATGATCAGATTGCAATATCGTCAGTCTCCGCAATCCTGGATAAAAATCCATATCAGACTGGCCGAAGGATACAAAGATTGGTGCGAGCAGCTTGGGCTACCTGATGACGAGGGCTGGAACAATGACAGTTGGGCGAGTCATACATTAGAGCAGGCTTATCACCGGCTGTGCGCGAGCCCTTCTGGTGCCCTATTCAGCGTGCTGGAGCAGGCCGTTTTTGCTTGTCGAATTGGTAATTCCTTAGCCCGGCGCTGGGCTGAAATGATCATGCAGGCAGGTGTTGATACTGGCGATGGAGATCTTCGCTCTTGGGGCAAGCGATTGTGTGATAGCCTGCCAGCTACTAGTAGCGGCACGACAGATTTCCTCACCGAGTTGATCAACAACGCCAACCTCTCCCAGAAGACTAGGGCGATTGCCCTCGCTCAACGTGGCTGGCAGCAGTACCGTTCCGAAAATGAAGATGCTGCTGTTATTGATTTCAACCGAGCTATCGAACTCGACTCCGAGTATGTCTGGGCCATTGCACGCCGCGGCGAGACCTACCGGTGGATGGGGCGCCATGAGGCCGCCCTCGCGGACTTCAACCGCGCTATCGAACTCGACCCTGAATACGCGTGGGCCATCGCCAGCCGGGGTGAGACCTACCAGGCCATGGGGCGCCATGAAGCCGCCCTCGCGGACTTCAACCGCGCTATCGAACTCAACCCCACAAGCGATTGGGCCATCGCCAGCCGCGGCCTGACCTACCGGTGGATGGGGCGCCATGAGGCCGCCCTCGCGGACTTCAACCGCGCTATCGAACTCAACCCCACAAGCGACTGGGCCATCGCCAGCCGCGGCCTGACCTACCGGTGGATGGGGCGCCATGAGGCCGCCCTCGCGGACTTCAACCGCGCTATCGAACTCGACCCTGAATACGCGGGGGCCATCGCCAGCCGGGGTGAGACCTACCAGGCCATGGGGCGCCATGAAGCCGCCCTCGCGGACTTCAACCGCGCTATCGAACTCAACCCCACAAGCGACTGGGCCATCGCCAGGCGCGGCCAGACCTACCAGGCCATGGGGCGCCATGAGGCCGCCCTCGCGGACTTCAACCGCGCTATCGAACTCGACCCTAACTACGCGGGGGCCATCGCCAGCCGCGGCCAGACCTACCAAGCCATGGGGCGCCATGAGACCGCCCTCGCGGACCTCAACCGCGCTATCGAACTCGACCCTGAATACGCGTGGGCCATCGCCAGCCGCGGCCAGACCTACCAAGCCATGGGGCGCCATGAAGCCGCCCTCGCGGACCTCAACCGCGCTATCGAACTCAACCCCACAAGCGACTGGGCCATCGCCAGGCGCGGCCAGACCTACCAGGCCATGGGGCGCCATGAGACCGCCCTCGCGGACTTCAACCGCGCTATCGAACTCAACCCCACAAGCGACTGGGCCATCGCCAGCCGGGGTGAGACCTACCGGTTGATGGGGCGCCATGAGGCCGCCCTCGCGGACCTCAACCGCGCTATCGAACTCGACCCTGAATACGCGTGGGCCATCGCCAGCCGCGGCCAGACCTACCAAGCCATGGGGCGCCATGAGACCGCCCTCGCGGACCTCAACCGCGCTATCGAACTCGACCCTGAATACGCGTGGGCCATCGCCAGCCGCGGCCAGACCTACCAAGCCATGGGGCGCCATGAAGCCGCCCTCGCGGACTTCAACCGCGCTATCGAACTCAACCCCACAAGCGACTGGGCCATCGCCAGGCGCGGCCAGACCTACCAGGCCATGGGGCGCCATGAAGCCGCCCTCGCGGACTTCAACCGCGCTATCGAACTCAACCCCACAAGCGATTGGGCCATCGCCAGCCGCGGCCTGACCTACCGGTGGATGGGGCGCCATGAGGCCGCCCTCGCGGACTTCAACCGCGCTATCGAACTCGACCCTAACTACGCGGGGGCCATCGCCGGCCGAGGTGAGACCTACCGGTTGATGGGCCGCTATGAGGAAGCGCTAGCCGATCTGAACAAGGTGATTGAGTTTTATCCCGACCTGGACTGGGCGATCACCTACCGTGGCAGAACCTATCGCCAGATGGGGCGCCATGAGGAAGCGCTGGCTGATTTTAACTGTGCCGCGGACCTTGACCCTGAGTACGCCGAGCCGCATTATGAGCGGGCGGTTGTATACCTGCTGCTCGCTGACCGAGACCGTGCTCATGCAGCACTCCACCAAGCAATTGATCTAGGCACCCAGGACATCGCTTGCAGGGGTGCAACGTTGCCACGCTTATTCGATCTTGCGCTCTACCAAGCAGCCCTCGGCGCCGCCGAACAGGCCAAGATCCTCTGGGCCCAAGCCGTCACACTGCCCCACGCTGCGGCGTACATTCGCTGTACTGCCCTCGATCAACTCCGCGACCTCCAGAGAGTCATCCCCGTTAGCGCCCACCTCACTGAACTATCCCAGCTTCTTGCCACCTACGGCTCAGCCGACTGA
- a CDS encoding SAM-dependent methyltransferase, translating to MDAPERDSVRGVQADVLRRLDLSTPSVARMYDYYLGGKDNFLVDRECAEEVIRKAPHVPFMARSNREFLRRVVRYLAQECGVRQFLDIGTGLPTQENVHQVAQQVDPRARVVYVDNDALVLVHAQALLAENPNTLAMGGDLRRPRDILDDPHVRGVIDFREPVAVLLCGVLHFIPDEVDPYGIVETLVGGVVSGSYLVVSHAERHGDLVPVTAAYDRASAPAVLRSLPEIAGFFDGLELVEPGVVYLPLWRPDWAVFTEDLRVRAYGGVGRKS from the coding sequence ATGGATGCACCGGAGCGGGACTCCGTCCGCGGGGTACAGGCTGATGTCCTTCGGCGGCTGGATCTGAGTACGCCGAGCGTGGCGCGGATGTACGACTACTACCTAGGCGGGAAGGACAACTTCCTGGTTGATCGGGAGTGTGCTGAGGAGGTGATCCGCAAGGCGCCGCATGTGCCGTTCATGGCGCGGTCTAACCGTGAGTTCTTGCGGCGGGTGGTGCGGTACCTGGCGCAGGAGTGCGGGGTGCGGCAGTTCCTCGACATCGGGACGGGGTTGCCGACTCAGGAGAACGTGCATCAGGTGGCGCAGCAGGTCGATCCGCGGGCTCGGGTGGTGTACGTCGACAATGACGCGTTGGTGCTGGTGCACGCTCAGGCGTTGCTCGCCGAGAATCCCAACACGCTGGCGATGGGTGGTGATCTGCGCCGGCCGCGGGACATCTTGGATGATCCGCATGTCCGGGGGGTGATCGATTTTCGTGAGCCGGTGGCGGTGCTGTTGTGCGGCGTCTTGCACTTCATCCCCGATGAGGTCGACCCGTACGGGATCGTTGAGACGCTGGTCGGCGGAGTTGTTTCGGGGTCGTATCTGGTGGTGTCTCATGCTGAGCGGCATGGGGACCTGGTGCCGGTGACGGCGGCGTATGACCGGGCGAGTGCGCCGGCGGTGCTGCGGTCGTTGCCGGAGATCGCGGGGTTCTTCGACGGTCTGGAGCTGGTGGAGCCGGGGGTGGTGTACCTGCCGCTGTGGCGGCCGGACTGGGCGGTGTTCACCGAGGATCTGCGGGTGCGTGCCTATGGCGGGGTGGGGCGGAAGTCATGA